A single Vidua chalybeata isolate OUT-0048 chromosome 20, bVidCha1 merged haplotype, whole genome shotgun sequence DNA region contains:
- the RAD51C gene encoding DNA repair protein RAD51 homolog 3 isoform X2: MQREVGTLPLAPALRARLAAAGFQTAQELLDTGPCGLSKEIGISREEALEALQVVRQECHGHAARTAGGSGTTRKCTALELLEEEQTQGFIITFCSALDNMLGGGVQLTKITEICGAPGVGKTQLCMQLAVDVQIPECFGGVAGEAVFIDTEGSFMVDRVVDIAAACVQHCHLIAEAQQEEDHRKALETFSLENILSHIYYFRCRDYTELLAQVYLLPEFLSEHSKVRLVVIDGIAFPFRHDFEDLSLRTRLLNGLAQQLIIIASDHRSAVVLTNQMTTRIGQSQSTLVPALGWPRCTNHRVRRSPP; encoded by the exons ATGCAGCGGGAGGTGGGCACGCTGCCGCTGGCCCCCGCCCTGCGCGCACGCCTCGCCGCCGCCGGCTTCCAGACGGCgcaggagctgctggacacCGGGCCCTGCGGCCTGAGCAAAG AAATTGGAATCTCCAGGGAAGAGGCGCTGGAAGCGCTGCAGGTGGTGAGGCAGGAATGTCACGGGCACGCAGCAAGGACGGCTGGGGGATCAGGTACCACCAGGAAGtgcacagccctggagcttctGGAAGAAGAGCAAACCCAGGGCTTCATCATCACCTTCTGTTCAGCACTGGACAACATGCTGGGAGGTGGAGTGCAGCTGACAAAAATCACCGAGATCTGCGGAGCACCCGGTGTTGGCAAAACACAGCTGTG CATGCAGCTGGCAGTGGATGTCCAGATCCCGGAGTGCTTCGGGGGCGTTGCTGGAGAAGCTGTGTTCATTGACACTGAGGGAAGTTTTATGGTGGACAGAGTGGTGGACATTGCAGCTGCCTGTGTGCAGCACTGCCACCTTATTGCTGAGGCTCAGCAAGAAGAGG aTCATCGGAAAGCTTTGGAGACTTTCTCTCTGGAAAATATCCTCTCTCACATCTATTACTTCCGTTGTCGTGactacacagagctgctggcccAGGTCTACCTCCTGCCAGAATTCCTGTCAGAGCATTCCAAG GTCCGGCTGGTGGTGATTGATGGAATTGCCTTTCCCTTCCGCCACGACTTTGAGGACCTGTCCCTGCGCACGAGGCTGCTGAAcgggctggcacagcagctcatCATCATAGCCAGCGACCACAGATCAGCT GTAGTTCTGACAAACCAAATGACAACAAGGATTGGACAAAGCCAGTCCACATTGGTACCTGCTTTAG